From a single Thioalbus denitrificans genomic region:
- the msrP gene encoding protein-methionine-sulfoxide reductase catalytic subunit MsrP: MLIKRPPDVLPSEITPESVYRRRRDFLRTAAVAGAGLLLPGLLSAPARAAKIEGVAPGPFGTDEEPTPYDAVTGYNNFYEFGTGKSDPAANAHSLRTRPWSVAVEGEVAKPGVYDIEDILKWFPLEERIYRLRCVEAWSMVIPWVGFPLAFLVKRVEPTSRAKFIQFVTLHDPEQMPGQKRPVLQWPYVEGLRMDEALHPLALLAVGLYGETLPNQNGAPIRLVVPWKYGFKSIKSIVGLRFVEGQPETSWNRAAAGEYGFYANVNPAVDHPRWSQARERRIGEFLKRDTLPFNGYAEQVAGLYGGMDLGKNF, from the coding sequence ATGCTCATCAAGCGCCCCCCAGACGTCCTCCCCTCCGAGATCACGCCGGAGTCCGTCTACCGGCGCCGGCGGGACTTTCTCCGGACCGCGGCGGTGGCCGGGGCCGGACTGCTGCTGCCCGGCCTGCTGTCCGCACCGGCCCGGGCGGCGAAAATCGAAGGTGTCGCGCCGGGCCCCTTCGGCACCGACGAGGAGCCCACCCCCTACGACGCGGTCACCGGCTACAACAACTTCTACGAGTTCGGCACCGGCAAGAGCGATCCGGCCGCCAACGCCCATTCTCTCAGGACCCGCCCCTGGTCGGTGGCGGTGGAGGGCGAGGTGGCGAAACCCGGGGTCTACGACATCGAGGACATCCTCAAGTGGTTCCCCCTGGAGGAGCGGATCTACCGCCTGCGCTGCGTGGAGGCCTGGTCCATGGTCATCCCCTGGGTCGGCTTTCCCCTGGCCTTCCTGGTGAAGCGGGTGGAACCCACCTCGCGGGCGAAGTTCATCCAGTTCGTCACCCTCCACGACCCGGAGCAGATGCCGGGCCAGAAGCGGCCTGTGCTCCAGTGGCCCTACGTGGAGGGGCTGCGCATGGACGAGGCCCTGCATCCCCTGGCGCTGCTGGCGGTGGGGCTCTACGGCGAGACCCTGCCCAACCAGAACGGGGCGCCCATCCGCCTGGTGGTGCCGTGGAAATACGGCTTCAAGAGCATCAAGTCCATCGTCGGGCTGCGGTTCGTGGAGGGACAGCCGGAGACCAGCTGGAACCGTGCCGCCGCCGGCGAGTACGGCTTCTACGCCAACGTCAACCCGGCGGTGGATCATCCGCGCTGGAGCCAGGCCCGGGAGCGGCGCATCGGCGAGTTCCTCAAGCGCGACACCCTGCCCTTCAACGGCTACGCCGAGCAGGTGGCGGGGCTCTATGGGGGAATGGACCTGGGGAAAAACTTCTGA
- a CDS encoding 50S ribosomal protein L25/general stress protein Ctc gives MSIKFNIDAEPRQDVGKGASRRLRRAGKIPAIVYGGHQDPEMITLVQSEFVKSLANEAVYSSILDLNVGGRKQQVILKALQRHPIKPIIEHADFQRVSASEKLTIHVPLHFLNEETCVGVKQGGGRISHQLIEVEVSCLPADMPEFIEVDLAALNLGEALHLSDLKLPQGVEILALSHGNDMSVVSVQGKGGGAEEEEEGEAEGEAEAEA, from the coding sequence ATGAGCATCAAGTTCAATATCGATGCCGAGCCGCGTCAGGACGTGGGGAAGGGTGCGAGCCGCCGCCTGCGTCGCGCCGGCAAGATCCCGGCCATCGTCTACGGCGGTCACCAGGACCCGGAGATGATCACCCTGGTGCAGTCGGAGTTCGTGAAGAGCCTGGCCAACGAGGCCGTCTACTCCTCCATCCTGGACCTGAACGTGGGCGGCAGGAAGCAGCAGGTGATCCTCAAGGCCCTGCAGCGCCACCCCATCAAGCCCATCATCGAGCATGCCGACTTCCAGCGTGTCTCCGCCAGCGAGAAGCTGACCATCCACGTGCCCCTGCACTTCCTCAACGAGGAGACCTGCGTCGGCGTCAAGCAGGGCGGCGGCCGCATCTCCCACCAGCTCATCGAGGTGGAGGTCAGCTGCCTGCCGGCCGACATGCCGGAGTTCATCGAGGTGGATCTGGCCGCCCTCAACCTGGGCGAGGCCCTGCACCTCTCCGACCTCAAGCTCCCCCAGGGGGTCGAGATCCTGGCCCTGAGCCATGGCAACGACATGTCCGTGGTGAGCGTCCAGGGCAAGGGCGGCGGCGCCGAGGAGGAAGAGGAAGGCGAGGCCGAGGGCGAAGCCGAGGCCGAAGCCTGA
- a CDS encoding SOS response-associated peptidase produces the protein MCGRFYLDVPGEVLMEHFGLAAAPELAPRYNIAPTQAVAAVRAGSGGRELVRLRWGLVPAWAKGGRSPYRLINARAETVADRPAFRDAFRRRRCLVPASGFYEWQARPDGRQPWAISAGPGPVFAIAGLWERWEGEGRVVESCTLLVTEANAAVRPIHDRMPVILAPEDYAAWLDPRAQDPARLATLLRPCPAEGMRAWRVGRRVNSPANDDPGCLEPLA, from the coding sequence ATGTGCGGACGTTTCTATCTCGATGTGCCGGGCGAGGTGCTGATGGAGCACTTCGGGCTGGCGGCGGCGCCGGAGCTGGCGCCGCGCTACAACATCGCCCCCACCCAGGCGGTGGCGGCGGTGCGCGCCGGGTCCGGCGGCCGGGAGCTGGTGCGGCTGCGCTGGGGCCTGGTCCCGGCCTGGGCCAAAGGGGGGCGCAGCCCCTACCGTCTCATCAATGCACGGGCGGAGACCGTGGCGGACAGGCCCGCCTTCCGCGACGCCTTCCGCCGCCGGCGCTGCCTGGTGCCGGCCTCCGGCTTCTACGAATGGCAGGCGCGGCCCGACGGCAGGCAGCCCTGGGCCATCAGCGCCGGCCCGGGGCCGGTGTTCGCCATCGCCGGGCTGTGGGAGCGCTGGGAGGGGGAGGGGCGGGTGGTGGAGTCCTGCACCCTGCTGGTGACGGAGGCCAACGCCGCGGTGCGGCCCATCCACGACCGCATGCCGGTGATACTCGCGCCGGAGGACTACGCCGCCTGGCTCGATCCCCGGGCGCAGGACCCGGCCCGGCTGGCGACGCTCCTGCGCCCCTGTCCGGCGGAGGGGATGCGGGCCTGGCGGGTGGGGCGCCGGGTCAACTCGCCGGCCAACGACGATCCGGGCTGCCTCGAGCCGCTGGCCTGA
- the ychF gene encoding redox-regulated ATPase YchF codes for MGFKCGIVGLPNVGKSTLFNALTKAGIQAENYPFCTIDPNVGVVPMPDPRLDELARIVKPQRTVPTTMEFVDIAGLVAGASKGEGLGNQFLANIRETDAIAHVVRCFENDDVVHVSGKVNPISDIEVINTELALADLASVEKAVQRAGKRAKAGADKETKALVALLARVEATLNEGRMVRTLGLSDEELDLLYDLHLLTVKPTLYIANVSEDGFQDNPYLDQVREYAAAEGSEVVPVCAAIEAEIAELADEEKAEFLEEMGLHEPGLDRVIRAGYRLLGLETYFTAGVKEVRAWTIPVGATAPKAAAVIHTDFEKGFIRAEVIAYDDFVRFGGEQGAKEAGKWRLEGKEYVVQDGDVVHFRFNV; via the coding sequence ATGGGATTCAAGTGCGGTATCGTGGGCCTGCCCAACGTGGGCAAGTCCACCCTCTTCAACGCTCTCACCAAGGCCGGCATCCAGGCCGAGAACTATCCCTTCTGCACCATCGACCCGAACGTGGGCGTGGTGCCCATGCCCGATCCGCGCCTCGACGAGCTGGCGCGCATCGTCAAGCCCCAGCGCACGGTCCCCACCACCATGGAGTTCGTGGACATCGCCGGCCTGGTGGCCGGGGCCTCCAAGGGTGAGGGGCTGGGCAACCAGTTCCTGGCCAACATCCGCGAGACCGACGCCATCGCCCACGTGGTGCGCTGCTTCGAGAACGATGACGTGGTGCACGTCTCCGGCAAGGTGAACCCCATCTCCGACATCGAGGTGATCAACACCGAACTGGCGCTGGCGGATCTCGCCTCCGTGGAGAAGGCGGTGCAGCGGGCGGGCAAGCGCGCCAAGGCCGGCGCCGACAAGGAGACCAAGGCCCTGGTGGCGCTGCTGGCGCGGGTGGAGGCGACCCTCAACGAGGGGCGCATGGTGCGCACCCTGGGCCTGAGCGACGAGGAGCTCGATCTGCTCTACGATCTGCACCTGCTCACGGTGAAGCCCACCCTCTACATCGCCAACGTCTCCGAGGACGGCTTCCAGGACAACCCCTACCTCGACCAGGTGCGCGAGTACGCCGCCGCCGAGGGCTCGGAGGTGGTCCCCGTGTGCGCCGCCATCGAGGCGGAGATCGCCGAGCTGGCCGACGAGGAGAAGGCCGAGTTCCTCGAGGAGATGGGCCTCCACGAGCCGGGCCTCGACCGGGTCATCCGCGCCGGCTACAGGCTGCTGGGGCTGGAGACCTACTTCACCGCCGGGGTGAAGGAGGTGCGCGCCTGGACCATCCCCGTGGGCGCCACCGCCCCCAAGGCCGCCGCGGTCATCCACACCGACTTCGAGAAGGGCTTCATCCGCGCCGAGGTCATCGCCTACGACGATTTCGTCAGGTTCGGCGGCGAACAGGGCGCCAAGGAAGCGGGCAAGTGGCGGCTGGAGGGCAAGGAGTACGTGGTGCAGGACGGCGACGTGGTCCACTTCCGCTTCAACGTCTGA
- a CDS encoding 23S rRNA (adenine(2030)-N(6))-methyltransferase RlmJ — MLSYRHAFHAGNHADVLKHAVLALLLEALRSKQAPFRYLETHAGAGVYDLDSPEARRNAEHEQGIGRIRAQAGSPPALAGYLAALDAVSGPGGRARYPGSPRVARHLLRPDDRMVLCELHPADHALLRAEFAGDRQVAVHRTDGYQGLKAFLPPPERRGLVLIDPPYEVKDEYRQVVAALGAAHRRWPTGIYALWYPVLDTTTHARLLQDLVQSGLRRVLLAELRVRPEDGPRGMKGSGMVIINPPWRLDRTLEALLPWLWDVLDPEHRGGWRMEWLVPE, encoded by the coding sequence GTGCTGAGCTACCGCCACGCCTTCCATGCCGGCAATCATGCCGATGTGCTCAAGCACGCCGTCCTCGCGCTGCTGCTGGAGGCCCTGCGTTCCAAGCAGGCCCCGTTCCGCTACCTGGAGACCCACGCCGGGGCGGGTGTCTACGACCTGGATTCGCCCGAGGCGCGCCGCAATGCCGAACACGAACAGGGCATCGGCCGCATCCGCGCGCAGGCCGGTTCCCCGCCTGCCCTGGCCGGCTACCTGGCCGCGCTGGACGCCGTGAGCGGACCCGGCGGCCGGGCCCGCTATCCCGGCTCGCCCCGGGTGGCGCGCCACCTCCTCCGGCCCGATGACCGGATGGTGCTGTGCGAGCTGCACCCCGCCGATCACGCCCTGCTCCGGGCGGAGTTCGCCGGCGATCGCCAGGTTGCGGTGCACCGCACCGACGGCTACCAGGGGCTGAAGGCCTTCCTGCCGCCGCCGGAGCGGCGCGGCCTGGTGCTCATCGACCCGCCCTACGAGGTGAAGGACGAGTACCGGCAGGTGGTCGCCGCCCTCGGGGCCGCCCACCGGCGCTGGCCCACCGGCATCTACGCCCTCTGGTACCCGGTGCTCGACACCACGACCCATGCCCGCCTGCTGCAGGACCTGGTACAGAGCGGCCTGCGCCGGGTGCTGCTCGCCGAGCTCCGGGTACGGCCGGAGGACGGTCCGCGCGGCATGAAGGGCTCCGGGATGGTGATTATCAATCCGCCCTGGCGTCTCGACCGGACCCTGGAGGCGCTGCTGCCCTGGCTGTGGGACGTCCTGGATCCGGAGCACCGGGGCGGCTGGCGGATGGAGTGGCTGGTGCCCGAATAG
- a CDS encoding ribose-phosphate diphosphokinase codes for MVFSGNANPALAQKVCNHLNIPFGKAVTGRFSDGEVMVEIMEHVRGRDVFIIQPTCAPTNDNLMELMVMVDALRRSSAWRITAVVPYFGYARQDRRPRSARVPITAKVVANMLESVGVTRMLTVDLHADQIQGFFNIPVDNVYASPILLGDIWRQKYPRLIVVSPDVGGVVRARAVAKRLDDADLAIIDKRRPRPNVAEVMHIIGDVKGRTCVVVDDLVDTAGTLCHAAGALKKHGAERVVAYCTHPVLSGRALQNIEASELDELVVTDTIPLRPELEACSRIRQLSIAEMLAETIRRVNQEESVSSLFMD; via the coding sequence ATGGTCTTCAGCGGGAACGCCAACCCGGCGCTCGCCCAGAAGGTATGCAACCACCTCAACATCCCCTTCGGCAAGGCGGTGACGGGGCGCTTCAGCGACGGCGAGGTGATGGTGGAGATCATGGAGCACGTCCGCGGCCGCGACGTGTTCATCATCCAGCCCACCTGCGCGCCCACCAACGACAACCTCATGGAGCTGATGGTGATGGTGGACGCCCTGCGCCGCTCCTCGGCCTGGCGCATCACCGCGGTGGTCCCCTACTTCGGCTACGCCCGCCAGGACCGCCGGCCGCGCTCCGCCCGCGTGCCCATCACCGCCAAGGTGGTGGCCAACATGCTGGAAAGCGTGGGGGTGACGCGCATGCTCACCGTGGACCTGCACGCCGACCAGATACAGGGCTTCTTCAACATTCCCGTGGACAACGTCTACGCCTCGCCCATCCTGCTCGGCGACATCTGGCGCCAGAAGTACCCGCGGCTCATCGTGGTGTCGCCGGACGTGGGCGGCGTGGTGCGCGCCCGCGCCGTGGCCAAGCGGCTGGACGACGCGGATCTGGCCATCATCGACAAGCGCCGGCCGCGCCCCAACGTGGCCGAGGTGATGCACATCATCGGCGACGTGAAGGGCCGCACCTGCGTGGTGGTGGACGACCTGGTGGACACCGCCGGCACCCTCTGCCACGCCGCCGGCGCGCTGAAGAAACACGGCGCCGAGCGGGTGGTGGCCTACTGCACCCACCCGGTGCTCTCCGGCCGCGCGCTGCAGAACATCGAGGCCTCGGAGCTGGACGAGCTGGTGGTGACCGACACCATTCCGCTGCGCCCCGAGCTGGAGGCCTGCAGCCGCATCCGCCAGCTCAGCATCGCCGAGATGCTGGCCGAAACCATCCGCCGGGTGAACCAGGAGGAGTCGGTCAGCTCGCTGTTCATGGATTGA
- the pth gene encoding aminoacyl-tRNA hydrolase yields MSKVQLIVGLGNPGPEYEGTRHNAGFWFVDRLPGATGAWKAESRFHGQLCRLQLWGHDCRVLKPATFMNRSGQSIAAVCRFFRIPPEAILVVHDDLDLPPGTARLKRGGGAGGHNGLKDTIAHLGPDFLRLRLGVGHPGNRDKVVGWVLKPPTRDEEAGILAAIDAALDALPLVLDGELARAMNRLHSR; encoded by the coding sequence GTGTCGAAGGTGCAGCTCATCGTGGGACTGGGGAACCCCGGTCCCGAGTACGAGGGCACCCGGCACAACGCCGGCTTCTGGTTCGTCGACCGGCTTCCCGGCGCGACCGGCGCCTGGAAGGCCGAAAGCCGTTTCCACGGCCAGCTCTGCCGGCTGCAGCTCTGGGGCCATGACTGCCGGGTCCTGAAACCCGCCACCTTCATGAACCGCAGCGGCCAGTCCATCGCCGCGGTCTGCCGCTTTTTCCGCATTCCCCCCGAGGCAATCCTGGTGGTCCACGACGACCTGGACCTGCCGCCGGGAACGGCGCGGCTCAAGCGCGGCGGCGGCGCCGGCGGCCACAACGGCCTGAAGGACACCATCGCCCACCTGGGGCCGGACTTCCTGCGCCTGCGCCTGGGCGTGGGGCACCCCGGCAACCGGGACAAGGTGGTGGGCTGGGTGCTCAAGCCGCCCACCCGGGACGAGGAGGCGGGCATCCTCGCCGCCATCGACGCGGCCCTCGACGCCCTGCCCCTGGTGCTCGACGGCGAGCTGGCGCGGGCCATGAACCGGCTCCACAGCCGCTGA
- a CDS encoding cold-shock protein, with protein MQNGTVKWFNNTKGFGFIAPAEGGDDVFVHYTAIKADGYRTLNEGQAVQFEVERGPKGLQATNVSVLS; from the coding sequence ATGCAGAACGGGACGGTCAAGTGGTTCAACAACACCAAGGGTTTCGGCTTCATCGCCCCCGCGGAGGGCGGTGACGATGTCTTCGTCCACTACACGGCCATCAAGGCGGACGGCTACCGCACGCTGAACGAGGGCCAGGCGGTGCAGTTCGAGGTGGAACGGGGACCGAAGGGACTGCAGGCGACGAACGTCAGCGTGCTGTCCTGA